A genome region from Bradyrhizobium commune includes the following:
- a CDS encoding Crp/Fnr family transcriptional regulator: MVRPSNGFLSALSADDYELIRAYLRTVDLPHDAVLVETGETLKRAYFPHRGVISLVVKLAKGEHVQVAMIGRDSLLGTLSTMGDACALNTAVVLVPGVASVMDLDRLRMAADQSTTLRTLLTRHGLAVYAQVQQTAGCNAAHPVESRLSRCLLHTHDLSGDYRLLLTQEAMAQMIGARRNSVSLVANTLQQANFIHYSRGHIQILNLDGLRQTACECYATVKGQYDRLLGS, translated from the coding sequence ATGGTGCGCCCATCCAACGGTTTCCTGTCGGCACTGTCGGCCGACGACTATGAACTGATCCGTGCATATCTGCGTACGGTCGATCTGCCGCATGACGCGGTGCTGGTGGAGACCGGTGAGACGCTGAAGCGCGCCTATTTCCCTCACCGCGGCGTGATCTCGCTGGTCGTGAAGCTCGCCAAGGGCGAGCATGTACAAGTCGCCATGATCGGCCGCGACAGCCTGCTTGGAACGCTCTCGACCATGGGCGATGCGTGCGCTCTGAACACGGCGGTGGTGCTGGTCCCCGGCGTCGCCTCGGTGATGGACCTCGATCGGCTGCGCATGGCCGCCGATCAGAGCACGACGCTGCGGACGCTGCTGACGCGCCACGGACTGGCGGTCTACGCGCAGGTGCAGCAGACCGCTGGCTGCAACGCGGCCCATCCGGTGGAATCGCGACTGTCGCGTTGCCTGTTGCACACCCATGATCTGTCGGGCGACTACCGGCTGCTGCTGACCCAGGAGGCCATGGCGCAGATGATCGGGGCACGGCGCAACAGCGTCTCCCTGGTCGCCAATACGTTGCAGCAGGCCAATTTCATCCATTACAGCCGTGGGCACATCCAGATCCTCAACCTGGACGGACTGCGCCAGACCGCGTGCGAATGCTACGCCACGGTCAAGGGCCAAT